The following are from one region of the Lacinutrix sp. Bg11-31 genome:
- a CDS encoding competence/damage-inducible protein A: MQAEIITIGDEILIGQVVDTNSAFIGKALNSIGVSVYQITSVQDDKQHILKALAEAEENADIIIVTGGLGPTKDDITKHTICEYFNDTLVRNALVTENIEKLWRDHVKQPMQQVNLDQAFMPTKAKVLMNLVGSAPGIWIEKDGKVFISMPGVPFEMKALMEEEVLPKLTIKYKRPFILHRTLLTYGMGESRLAAKIESWEDNLPDYIKLAYLPNLGKVRLRLSGKGFDEQALNIEIEKQIKTVLPLIEDVFVGFEEDGDIEVLIAKQLTKKNKTLAIAESCTGGKLAETFTQHAGASSFFKGGMITYATQTKVDVLGVSTDLIKKYSVVSAEVAEAMAVKCRALYKSDYAISTTGTAGPTKGDSDAEVGTVFIALATKEGVFSQKFELGNNRTRVINKAVNKALEQLQKEIFKN, encoded by the coding sequence ATGCAAGCCGAAATTATTACCATTGGAGACGAGATTCTCATTGGGCAAGTAGTAGACACTAATTCGGCATTTATTGGTAAAGCACTCAATAGCATTGGTGTTTCTGTTTACCAAATAACATCCGTACAAGACGATAAACAACATATTTTAAAAGCATTGGCTGAAGCCGAAGAAAATGCAGATATTATTATTGTTACAGGAGGATTAGGTCCAACCAAAGACGACATTACAAAACATACCATCTGCGAATATTTTAACGATACTTTAGTTAGAAACGCCTTAGTAACAGAAAATATAGAAAAACTGTGGCGAGATCATGTAAAGCAGCCTATGCAACAAGTAAACTTAGATCAAGCATTTATGCCTACAAAAGCAAAAGTATTGATGAATTTGGTTGGTAGTGCTCCTGGAATATGGATTGAAAAAGACGGCAAAGTATTTATATCAATGCCAGGCGTGCCTTTCGAAATGAAGGCATTAATGGAAGAAGAAGTACTTCCAAAGCTAACAATAAAATACAAGCGACCATTTATTCTGCATAGAACATTACTAACGTATGGAATGGGAGAAAGTAGATTGGCAGCAAAAATAGAATCTTGGGAAGATAATTTACCAGATTATATTAAGTTGGCTTACTTACCAAATTTAGGAAAAGTAAGATTAAGGCTTTCTGGTAAAGGATTCGATGAGCAAGCATTAAATATTGAAATAGAAAAACAGATTAAAACTGTTTTGCCATTAATAGAAGACGTCTTTGTAGGCTTCGAAGAAGATGGAGATATAGAAGTGTTAATTGCAAAGCAGCTAACTAAAAAGAACAAAACGTTAGCCATTGCAGAAAGTTGTACAGGAGGAAAACTAGCAGAAACATTCACGCAACACGCAGGAGCATCCTCCTTTTTTAAAGGCGGAATGATTACTTATGCAACCCAAACTAAAGTTGATGTTTTAGGCGTTTCTACAGACTTAATAAAGAAGTATTCTGTAGTAAGCGCAGAAGTTGCCGAAGCAATGGCAGTAAAATGTAGAGCATTATATAAAAGTGATTACGCAATTTCTACAACAGGCACTGCAGGACCAACAAAAGGAGATTCAGATGCAGAAGTTGGAACTGTTTTTATTGCATTAGCGACAAAAGAAGGTGTTTTTTCTCAAAAATTTGAGCTTGGAAATAACCGTACAAGAGTGATAAACAAGGCAGTAAATAAGGCTTTAGAGCAGCTTCAAAAAGAAATTTTTAAAAATTGA
- a CDS encoding Hpt domain-containing protein: MEEHYKLHRLRELAEGDEEFILALAETFLEEVPADAIVLKEAVESGDFLQTYQTAHKMKPTIDVFELGVLDKLIVVQDWGKLEKENEDVSSQLADVLEAVEKAANEIKSDFNL, translated from the coding sequence ATGGAAGAACACTACAAACTACACAGATTAAGAGAATTAGCAGAAGGTGACGAAGAGTTTATCTTAGCTTTAGCTGAAACTTTTTTAGAAGAAGTGCCTGCAGATGCTATAGTTTTAAAAGAAGCTGTAGAAAGTGGTGATTTTCTTCAGACCTACCAAACAGCGCATAAAATGAAGCCTACAATCGATGTTTTCGAATTAGGTGTTCTTGATAAACTAATTGTTGTTCAAGATTGGGGAAAACTAGAAAAAGAGAATGAAGATGTTTCTTCTCAATTAGCAGACGTTTTAGAAGCTGTAGAAAAAGCGGCAAACGAAATTAAGTCTGATTTCAATTTATAA
- a CDS encoding fumarylacetoacetate hydrolase family protein — translation MKLICIGRNYTDHIKELENEKPTDPVVFLKPDTAILLKKQPFFIPEFSNDVHHEVEVLVKINRVGKYIDKKFAHKYYSEIGLGIDFTARDLQAQLKAKGLPWEKAKAFDGSAVIGSWLPKTEFKDLNNLGFSLKKNDDIVQQGNTSLMLWKIDEIVEYVSKYFTLKIGDIIFTGTPAGVGKVVANDKLKGFIEDKQLFSITVK, via the coding sequence ATGAAACTAATCTGCATAGGAAGAAATTACACAGACCATATTAAAGAGTTGGAAAACGAAAAACCAACAGATCCTGTTGTGTTTTTAAAGCCCGACACTGCAATTTTATTAAAAAAACAACCGTTTTTTATACCAGAATTTTCTAACGATGTGCATCATGAAGTTGAGGTTTTGGTAAAAATTAATCGCGTTGGAAAATATATCGATAAAAAATTCGCACATAAATATTATAGCGAAATAGGTCTAGGAATCGACTTTACAGCACGAGATTTACAAGCACAATTAAAAGCAAAAGGTTTACCTTGGGAAAAAGCTAAAGCTTTCGATGGGTCAGCAGTAATAGGTAGTTGGTTGCCAAAAACAGAATTTAAAGATTTAAACAATTTAGGTTTTAGTTTAAAAAAGAACGACGACATTGTACAACAAGGAAATACAAGCCTAATGTTGTGGAAAATTGACGAAATTGTAGAATATGTCTCAAAATATTTTACTTTAAAGATTGGAGATATTATATTTACGGGAACTCCAGCAGGAGTTGGCAAGGTTGTTGCTAATGATAAACTAAAAGGATTCATAGAGGATAAGCAGTTATTTTCTATAACAGTTAAGTAA
- a CDS encoding 3'-5' exonuclease, with the protein MQLNLTKPICFFDLETTGINISKDRVVEISILKVFPNGNKESKTWLVNPEMPIPAEVSLIHGVTDERVANEPTFKELAKEISVMTKDCDLAGFNSNRFDIPLLAEEMLRAEMDFDMKGRVAVDVQTIFHKMEKRTLGAAYKFYCDKSLENAHTAEADTLATYEVLKAQLDRYEELENDTKFLAEFSVHKKFADFAGFINFNEDGEECFSFGKHKNKKVLDVLDKEPGYFGWLLNADFPLYTKKVLTAIKLRAFNNKI; encoded by the coding sequence ATGCAATTAAATCTCACAAAACCAATTTGCTTTTTCGATTTAGAAACTACAGGTATTAATATTTCTAAAGATAGAGTTGTTGAAATCTCGATTTTAAAGGTGTTTCCAAACGGAAATAAAGAAAGTAAAACATGGTTGGTAAATCCAGAAATGCCAATTCCAGCAGAAGTTTCACTTATTCATGGTGTAACAGACGAGCGTGTTGCAAACGAGCCAACATTTAAGGAATTAGCAAAAGAGATTAGTGTAATGACTAAAGATTGTGATTTGGCAGGATTTAATTCTAACCGCTTCGATATTCCATTATTAGCAGAAGAAATGCTTCGTGCAGAAATGGATTTTGATATGAAAGGAAGAGTTGCTGTAGATGTGCAAACTATTTTTCATAAAATGGAAAAACGAACACTTGGAGCAGCTTATAAATTTTACTGCGATAAAAGTTTAGAAAACGCACATACTGCAGAAGCTGATACATTAGCAACTTACGAAGTGTTAAAAGCACAATTAGACCGTTACGAAGAATTAGAAAACGATACTAAGTTTTTAGCAGAGTTTAGCGTGCATAAAAAGTTTGCCGATTTCGCAGGTTTTATTAATTTTAACGAAGATGGAGAAGAGTGTTTTTCTTTTGGAAAGCATAAAAATAAAAAAGTATTGGATGTTTTAGATAAAGAACCAGGTTACTTTGGTTGGCTTTTAAATGCCGATTTCCCTCTTTATACTAAAAAAGTATTGACAGCTATCAAGTTAAGAGCCTTCAATAATAAGATTTAA